One window of Mauremys reevesii isolate NIE-2019 linkage group 4, ASM1616193v1, whole genome shotgun sequence genomic DNA carries:
- the WDR89 gene encoding WD repeat-containing protein 89 translates to MEKIEEQFANLCIAKRCALTEDSTYLLDIDVSKSVLAESNHLVAVSCSNKSIKVYNRETLHLLREYSGHPGLLNGVRFAHTSENMLFSACSDGTIKCWDTRLATQKTIQLFSGYPSNVFISFDINCSDLIVCAGTEKVEEDTFMVFWDARSNTNYACTAKEPLGTYSETHNDDITKICFHPNKPNLVVSGSTDGLVNVFDINKENEDDALIATCNSNSSVSFIGWSGKDYKQVYCMTHTEGFCWWDLTQIDSEEPMTLLQIPDVREVVFTENSNLNYLIGGLYHEKADKLFVVGGTAMGNIHLINCGIDGLSLVGTLHGGHSATVRSFYWNMTDDSLLTGGEDAQLLLWKPGAVERSLVKKASMKIASSVQQRVRVHRNSLKSKKK, encoded by the coding sequence ATGGAGAAGATTGAAGAACAGTTTGCTAATTTGTGCATAGCAAAACGTTGTGCACTAACTGAAGATTCCACTTACTTACTGGATATAGATGTTTCAAAATCTGTTCTAGCAGAAAGCAACCACTTAGTTGCTGTTTCATGTTCCAATAAATCAATTAAAGTATATAATAGAGAAACATTACACTTGCTAAGGGAGTATAGTGGCCATCCTGGATTACTTAATGGAGTCAGATTTGCTCATACAAGTGAGAATATGTTGTTTTCAGCATGCAGTGATGGCACAATAAAATGTTGGGATACTCGCTTAGCTACTCAGAAAACTATACAATTATTCAGTGGTTATCCTTCAAATGTTTTCATCAGCTTTGATATTAATTGCAGTGATCTTATAGTTTGTGCTGGGACAGAAAAAGTTGAAGAGGACACATTCATGGTGTTTTGGGATGCAAGAAGTAATACAAACTATGCATGCACTGCTAAAGAGCCCTTAGGAACCTATTCAGAGACTCACAATGATGATATCACTAAAATATGTTTCCATCCTAACAAACCCAATTTGGTAGTGTCTGGATCAACTGATGGATTGGTTAATGTGTTTGATATTAACAAGGAAAATGAAGATGATGCTTTGATTGCAACTTGTAATTCAAATTCATCAGTAAGTTTTATTGGTTGGTCTGGGAAAGATTATAAACAGGTATATTGCATGACTCATACGGAAGGATTTTGTTGGTGGGATCTTACTCAAATAGATAGTGAGGAACCAATGACATTGTTGCAGATTCCGGATGTCAGAGAAGTAGTCTTCACTGAAAATAGCAACTTAAACTATCTGATAGGTGGCTTGTACCATGAAAAGGCAGACAAATTGTTTGTTGTTGGTGGAACAGCTATGGGAAACATTCACCTAATAAACTGTGGCATTGATGGACTGAGCCTTGTGGGCACCCTTCATGGAGGGCATTCTGCTACAGTTCGCTCATTCTACTGGAACATGACAGATGATTCTTTGTTGACTGGTGGAGAGGATGCACAGCTGTTGCTATGGAAACCTGGAGCTGTGGAAAGGTCCCTGGTAAAGAAGGCATCTATGAAAATTGCTTCCTCCGTTCAGCAGCGAGTGAGAGTTCACAGAAACTCTCTCAAAAGCAAGAAAAAGTAA